The following are encoded in a window of Prevotella melaninogenica genomic DNA:
- a CDS encoding adenine phosphoribosyltransferase, producing MNKKLLLDNLRCIPDWPIKGVNFRDVTTLFKSPEALQEITDEMVDLYKGKGVTKIVGIESRGFVMSSAVATRLGAGIVLCRKPGKLPCETIQESYQKEYGVDTIEIHKDAINENDVVLLHDDLLATGGTMKAACDLVKKFNPKKVYCNFIIELHSEFPNSRDQFDKDIEITSLLQF from the coding sequence ATGAATAAAAAACTATTATTAGACAACCTGAGATGTATCCCGGATTGGCCTATTAAAGGTGTTAACTTTCGTGATGTGACTACCCTATTCAAGTCACCTGAAGCTCTTCAGGAAATTACCGACGAAATGGTTGACCTCTACAAAGGTAAGGGTGTAACCAAGATTGTGGGTATCGAGAGTCGTGGCTTCGTCATGTCTTCTGCCGTTGCCACCCGTTTGGGTGCTGGTATCGTACTTTGCCGTAAGCCTGGTAAGCTTCCTTGTGAGACTATTCAGGAAAGTTATCAGAAGGAATATGGCGTAGACACGATCGAGATTCATAAGGATGCTATCAACGAGAATGACGTTGTTTTGCTCCATGATGACCTCCTTGCAACTGGCGGAACGATGAAGGCTGCATGTGACCTTGTTAAGAAGTTTAATCCTAAAAAGGTGTATTGCAACTTCATTATCGAACTCCATTCGGAATTTCCTAACAGTCGTGACCAGTTCGATAAGGACATTGAAATTACTTCTTTACTCCAATTCTAA
- the uvrC gene encoding excinuclease ABC subunit UvrC: MNKEDNLKRIAYLKNIVLNMPEKPGTYQFYDNEKTIIYVGKAKNLKRRVSSYFHKEVDRFKTKVLVSKIHDISYSVVKTEEDALLIENQLIKQYKPKYNVLLKDGKTYPSICVTNEYFPRIFKTRTINKRFGTFYGPYSHIGSMYAILDIIKKVYKPRTCRFPITKEGIEQGKYKPCLEYHLHNCGAPCINKQSYEDYQEAIKQAREVLKGNTRDVQKLLKQEMEKYAEELRFEEAELCKQRYLALDNFAAKSEIVSHTITDVDVFTIVSDDTRKNAFINYIHVTNGAINQSFTYEYKRKLDESDEELLNEAIPEIRERFNSTAKEIIVPFELDFKVKGAEFFIPQRGDKHHLLELSEMNAKQYKFDRLKQTEKLNPEQKQTRLMRELQDKLKLSKLPYHIECFDNSNISGSDAVAGCIVYKGMKPSKKDYRKYNIKTVVGPDDYASMQEVVRRRYSRMQEEGTTLPDLIITDGGKGQMEVVREVVEDELHLSIPIAGLAKDDRHRTNELLFGFPQQTIALDIKGELFKVLTQIQDEVHRYAISFHRDKRSKTQLHSELDDIKGIGPKTKDALLKKLKTVKHIKEADLQELTEVIGASKATIVYNYFHANQ, from the coding sequence ATGAATAAAGAAGATAACTTGAAGCGAATAGCCTACCTTAAGAACATTGTACTCAATATGCCTGAGAAACCAGGCACATATCAGTTCTATGATAATGAGAAAACAATCATCTATGTTGGCAAGGCAAAGAACCTTAAAAGACGTGTGTCTTCCTATTTCCATAAAGAGGTAGACCGATTCAAAACAAAGGTGTTGGTTTCTAAGATTCATGATATTTCATATTCTGTAGTCAAAACAGAAGAAGATGCACTTCTTATAGAGAATCAACTTATCAAGCAATACAAGCCTAAATACAACGTATTGCTGAAAGATGGTAAGACTTACCCAAGTATTTGCGTAACGAATGAGTATTTCCCACGTATATTCAAAACACGTACTATCAATAAACGCTTTGGTACTTTTTATGGGCCATATAGCCATATTGGGAGTATGTATGCGATTCTTGATATCATTAAGAAGGTATACAAACCGCGCACTTGTCGCTTCCCTATTACGAAAGAAGGCATCGAACAGGGAAAATATAAGCCTTGCTTAGAGTACCATTTACATAACTGTGGAGCACCATGTATCAACAAGCAGAGTTATGAAGATTATCAAGAAGCAATAAAACAAGCACGAGAAGTATTAAAAGGAAACACTCGTGATGTGCAGAAACTTCTGAAACAAGAAATGGAGAAATATGCGGAGGAATTGCGATTTGAGGAAGCTGAATTGTGTAAACAGCGTTATTTAGCCCTCGATAACTTCGCAGCAAAGAGCGAAATCGTAAGTCATACGATTACAGATGTTGATGTTTTCACTATTGTAAGTGATGATACAAGAAAGAATGCATTTATTAACTATATCCATGTAACTAATGGTGCAATCAATCAAAGCTTTACTTATGAATACAAAAGAAAACTCGATGAATCCGATGAAGAGTTGCTGAATGAGGCTATTCCAGAGATACGTGAACGCTTTAATAGCACCGCAAAAGAGATTATCGTACCTTTTGAACTTGATTTTAAAGTAAAGGGTGCTGAATTCTTCATCCCTCAACGTGGTGATAAGCATCATCTATTAGAACTCTCTGAGATGAATGCTAAACAGTATAAGTTCGACCGATTAAAACAGACAGAAAAGCTAAATCCAGAACAGAAACAGACACGTTTAATGCGAGAACTCCAAGACAAACTGAAGTTATCGAAGCTTCCTTACCACATAGAGTGCTTCGATAATTCAAATATCTCAGGTTCTGACGCTGTTGCTGGCTGCATAGTATATAAAGGAATGAAGCCATCTAAGAAGGATTATCGCAAATACAACATCAAGACTGTAGTAGGTCCTGATGACTACGCGTCCATGCAGGAGGTTGTAAGACGACGTTACAGTCGTATGCAAGAAGAAGGAACTACCCTACCCGATCTCATCATTACCGATGGTGGAAAGGGTCAAATGGAGGTTGTCAGAGAGGTTGTTGAAGACGAACTCCACCTCAGTATTCCGATTGCAGGACTTGCAAAAGACGACCGTCATCGCACAAACGAACTTCTTTTCGGCTTCCCACAGCAGACAATAGCACTCGACATCAAGGGCGAACTCTTCAAAGTTCTTACCCAAATACAGGACGAAGTGCATCGTTATGCTATATCTTTCCATAGAGATAAACGATCTAAAACACAGCTACACAGCGAGTTAGACGACATAAAAGGCATCGGACCAAAGACAAAAGATGCACTTTTAAAGAAACTGAAAACAGTAAAACACATAAAAGAAGCTGATTTACAAGAACTTACAGAAGTAATAGGAGCAAGCAAAGCAACTATTGTCTATAATTATTTCCACGCTAATCAGTAA
- the dtd gene encoding D-aminoacyl-tRNA deacylase has product MRIVIQRVSHASVTINQQVKSSIGMGFLILLGIGKDDTEEDINWLVKKIIGLRIFDDEMGVMNRSIMDIKGEILVVSQFTLMASYKKGNRPSWIHAAPHELSIPLYNRFCDALSEAMGKPVGTGDFGADMKVELLNDGPVTICMDTKNKE; this is encoded by the coding sequence ATGAGAATTGTAATACAACGTGTTAGCCATGCCTCTGTTACTATCAATCAGCAAGTAAAGTCTTCTATTGGTATGGGATTCCTTATCCTATTAGGTATTGGTAAAGACGATACTGAAGAAGATATCAACTGGTTGGTAAAGAAGATCATAGGTTTGCGTATTTTCGACGATGAAATGGGCGTAATGAACCGCAGCATCATGGATATTAAGGGCGAAATTCTCGTTGTTTCACAGTTTACACTGATGGCAAGCTATAAGAAAGGGAACCGTCCAAGCTGGATTCATGCAGCCCCACACGAGCTCTCTATTCCACTCTATAATCGTTTCTGTGACGCTCTAAGCGAAGCAATGGGGAAACCAGTAGGCACAGGAGATTTCGGTGCAGATATGAAAGTAGAGCTCCTCAATGATGGTCCTGTAACAATCTGTATGGATACAAAGAATAAGGAATAG
- a CDS encoding nucleotide pyrophosphohydrolase, with protein sequence MTIEEAQQAVDKWIKENGVRYFSELTNMACLTEEVGELARVMARTYGDQGFKEGEKANLGEEMADVLWVLLCLANQTSVNLTEELHKSFDKKTKRDKDRHKNNPKLK encoded by the coding sequence ATGACAATAGAAGAAGCACAACAAGCCGTTGACAAATGGATAAAAGAAAACGGTGTACGCTATTTTAGCGAATTAACCAACATGGCTTGCCTCACAGAAGAGGTAGGAGAATTAGCTCGTGTAATGGCTCGTACCTACGGAGACCAGGGCTTCAAGGAGGGTGAGAAAGCAAATTTGGGAGAAGAAATGGCTGATGTCCTATGGGTTCTACTCTGTCTTGCCAACCAAACTAGCGTCAATCTCACAGAAGAATTACATAAGAGTTTTGACAAGAAAACCAAGCGCGACAAGGATAGACACAAGAACAACCCTAAATTAAAATAA
- the deoC gene encoding deoxyribose-phosphate aldolase — protein sequence MGTIKDTVSKDIQAQKAVGIVEKSEYEQALSQYNLNITDEGVKAAVTKIIAEKVSENDNLEVKKFLLGSVELTTLSTTDTEEKVLEMVEKVNRFDSEYPDLPHVAALCAYPCFTKLMADSLEVDGVDITNVTGNFPSSQTFLEVKTIETALAIKDGATHIDIVMPVGKFLSGDYEGVCDTINELKQVCGDVPMKVILETGDLGNASAIKTASLLSMYAGADYIKTSTGKEKISATPESVYVMCQAIKEYYDKTGIQIGLKPAGGINTVMDAVIYYTIVKEVLGEKWLTNYWFRMGTSRLTNLLLSEIIGTETKFF from the coding sequence ATGGGAACAATTAAAGACACTGTTTCAAAAGACATCCAGGCGCAAAAAGCCGTTGGAATCGTCGAAAAAAGCGAGTACGAACAAGCCTTATCACAGTACAACCTCAACATCACTGACGAGGGAGTTAAGGCTGCCGTGACAAAGATTATTGCGGAAAAAGTATCAGAGAACGACAACCTTGAAGTAAAGAAATTCCTCTTAGGCAGCGTTGAGCTTACTACGCTTAGCACAACAGACACAGAAGAAAAGGTATTAGAAATGGTTGAAAAAGTAAACCGTTTTGACTCTGAATATCCTGATTTACCACATGTTGCAGCCCTCTGCGCTTACCCTTGCTTTACAAAGTTGATGGCAGACAGCCTTGAAGTAGACGGTGTTGACATAACAAATGTAACAGGCAACTTCCCTTCTTCACAGACTTTCTTAGAGGTGAAAACCATCGAGACAGCCCTTGCAATCAAGGACGGAGCTACTCATATCGACATCGTTATGCCTGTAGGTAAGTTCCTTTCAGGCGATTACGAGGGCGTTTGCGACACCATCAACGAACTTAAACAAGTGTGTGGAGACGTTCCAATGAAGGTGATTCTTGAGACTGGTGATCTTGGCAATGCAAGTGCTATCAAGACCGCATCCCTACTCTCTATGTACGCAGGTGCCGACTATATAAAGACAAGTACAGGCAAGGAGAAGATTAGCGCAACCCCAGAGTCTGTATATGTAATGTGTCAGGCTATCAAGGAGTACTATGATAAGACAGGTATACAGATTGGTTTAAAACCTGCTGGTGGCATCAATACTGTCATGGATGCAGTAATCTACTATACCATTGTTAAGGAGGTCTTAGGCGAGAAATGGCTCACAAACTACTGGTTCCGCATGGGCACAAGCCGTCTTACCAACCTCTTGTTAAGTGAAATCATTGGTACAGAGACAAAGTTCTTCTAA